Proteins found in one Neomonachus schauinslandi chromosome 1, ASM220157v2, whole genome shotgun sequence genomic segment:
- the YBEY gene encoding endoribonuclease YbeY isoform X2: MSLVLRNLQRAVPIRRAPLRKKMEINIKAGELPQPDFQDDYNLGDIFLGVEYIFQQCKGHEDYYDILTVTATHGLCHLLGFTHSTEAEWQEMYQKEKQVLEELSRRTGTRLQPLSRGLF, encoded by the exons ATGAGTTTGGTGCTTAGAAATCTGCAGCGAGCTGTGCCCATCAGGAGGGCGCCCCTTCGCAAGAAGATGGAGATT AATATAAAAGCAGGGGAACTTCCCCAGCCTGATTTTCAAGATGACTACAATTTGGGTGACATTTTCCTAGGAGTGGAGTATATCTTCCAGCAGTGCAAAGGACATGAGGACTACTATGACATCCTTACT GTGACTGCCACCCATGGGCTCTGTCACCTGCTGGGCTTCACACACAGCACAGAGGCGGAGTGGCAGGAG ATgtaccagaaggagaagcaggttctcgaGGAGCTGAGCCGGCGCACCGGGACCAGGCTCCAGCCTCTGAGCAGAGGCCTCTTCTGA
- the YBEY gene encoding endoribonuclease YbeY isoform X1: MSLVLRNLQRAVPIRRAPLRKKMEIVRSILGVQKFDLGIICVDNKNIQHINRIYREKNIPTDVLSFPFHENIKAGELPQPDFQDDYNLGDIFLGVEYIFQQCKGHEDYYDILTVTATHGLCHLLGFTHSTEAEWQEMYQKEKQVLEELSRRTGTRLQPLSRGLF; encoded by the exons ATGAGTTTGGTGCTTAGAAATCTGCAGCGAGCTGTGCCCATCAGGAGGGCGCCCCTTCGCAAGAAGATGGAGATTGTGAGGAGTATATTAGGGGTGCAGAAATTCGACCTGGGGATCATCTGTGTTGACAACAAGAATATTCAGCACATCAATAGAATCTACAGAGAGAAAAACATCCCAACTGATGtgctttcctttccatttcatGAG AATATAAAAGCAGGGGAACTTCCCCAGCCTGATTTTCAAGATGACTACAATTTGGGTGACATTTTCCTAGGAGTGGAGTATATCTTCCAGCAGTGCAAAGGACATGAGGACTACTATGACATCCTTACT GTGACTGCCACCCATGGGCTCTGTCACCTGCTGGGCTTCACACACAGCACAGAGGCGGAGTGGCAGGAG ATgtaccagaaggagaagcaggttctcgaGGAGCTGAGCCGGCGCACCGGGACCAGGCTCCAGCCTCTGAGCAGAGGCCTCTTCTGA